A single genomic interval of Arthrobacter methylotrophus harbors:
- a CDS encoding iron ABC transporter permease — protein sequence MLDETSPPRLRRHDRAKPRDQRREPAAVVPVALAALFLVTTGLVALALGRYSVPLGHVIEILASRIAPFPTEANATEQNVVLLVRMPRILLAALVGGGLALGGAALQAVFRNPLVSPEIIGVSAGASFGGALALLLGLESALLVTGSFAFGLIALATLFLITSGRGGTPMLMVVLGGVVTGSFFSALVALVTYVADPNTTLPAIVFWLLGSVATATFTKVLVAVVPILGGAVVLLALRWRINLLSLGDDDAAALGVRPRPLRWVVLLAVALIVAGAVAVSGAVSWVGLVVPHLARMWVGPDHRILLPVSFLLGAAYVVLVDTVARTATAGEIPLGVLTALIGAPVFFLLLRRNRERIWESA from the coding sequence ATGCTTGATGAAACCAGCCCTCCCCGCCTGCGTCGTCACGACCGAGCCAAGCCGCGCGACCAGCGGCGCGAACCGGCCGCCGTCGTTCCCGTCGCCCTGGCTGCTCTGTTCCTTGTCACGACAGGGCTTGTAGCGCTAGCGCTCGGTCGCTACAGCGTTCCGCTCGGGCACGTCATCGAGATCCTGGCCTCCCGGATTGCCCCGTTTCCTACCGAAGCGAACGCCACGGAACAGAACGTCGTGCTCCTCGTGCGGATGCCGCGGATCCTCCTGGCGGCGCTGGTGGGCGGCGGCCTGGCGCTCGGCGGCGCAGCCCTGCAGGCCGTCTTCCGCAACCCCCTCGTCAGCCCCGAAATCATCGGCGTCTCTGCCGGGGCCTCCTTCGGTGGTGCACTCGCGCTCCTCCTGGGTCTGGAATCCGCACTCCTCGTCACCGGGTCATTCGCGTTCGGGCTGATCGCTCTCGCAACCTTGTTCCTGATCACCTCGGGCCGCGGGGGAACGCCGATGTTGATGGTCGTGCTCGGCGGTGTGGTGACCGGCTCGTTCTTCTCGGCTCTGGTCGCATTGGTGACGTATGTCGCGGACCCCAACACCACCTTGCCCGCCATCGTGTTCTGGCTGCTCGGCAGCGTTGCCACGGCGACCTTCACCAAAGTGCTAGTTGCCGTGGTCCCCATCCTGGGTGGCGCCGTCGTACTCTTGGCCCTGCGCTGGCGGATCAACCTGCTCTCCTTGGGCGACGACGACGCCGCGGCCTTGGGCGTGCGGCCGCGGCCGCTGCGCTGGGTGGTGCTGCTCGCGGTGGCCCTGATCGTGGCTGGAGCGGTCGCGGTCAGCGGCGCTGTGAGCTGGGTTGGTCTCGTGGTTCCGCATCTGGCCCGCATGTGGGTGGGGCCCGATCACCGCATCTTGCTTCCCGTGTCCTTCCTGCTGGGTGCGGCATACGTCGTCCTGGTGGACACCGTGGCGCGGACGGCGACCGCCGGTGAAATCCCGCTAGGCGTCCTCACCGCCTTGATCGGCGCACCAGTCTTCTTCCTGCTCCTTCGCCGTAACCGCGAAAGGATCTGGGAGAGTGCTTGA
- a CDS encoding DUF6084 family protein — MTDLTFTVLDVHPEPYAAAPQLTARLRVTESTGAEVHAIALRCQVRILPQRRGYAPEEEPGLLDLFGERGRWPATLKSFLWLQCSTMVQGFTGAADVDLALPCTFDFDVAASKYLHALREGEIPLEFLFSGTVFTKGLTGFGVEQVPWDLEASYRLPVAAWHQLMDLYFPNTGWIRLDREVLAALSQYKSARGLTSWDETVEALLSGNAAVAGEALP; from the coding sequence ATGACTGATCTCACCTTCACCGTGCTGGATGTCCACCCCGAGCCATACGCTGCTGCCCCGCAGCTAACGGCCCGGCTGCGGGTGACGGAGTCCACCGGCGCCGAGGTGCACGCCATCGCGCTGCGCTGCCAAGTGCGCATCCTCCCGCAGCGCCGCGGCTATGCACCCGAGGAGGAACCCGGCTTGCTTGACCTGTTCGGCGAGCGCGGCCGGTGGCCAGCCACTCTAAAGTCTTTCCTGTGGTTGCAGTGCAGCACCATGGTGCAGGGGTTCACTGGTGCCGCCGACGTGGATCTCGCTTTGCCGTGCACCTTCGACTTCGACGTCGCGGCCTCAAAGTACCTCCATGCACTGCGCGAGGGCGAGATCCCGCTTGAGTTCCTGTTCTCCGGCACCGTCTTCACGAAGGGCCTGACAGGGTTCGGCGTGGAACAAGTGCCGTGGGACCTTGAGGCGTCCTACCGCCTTCCTGTTGCTGCGTGGCACCAGTTGATGGACCTCTATTTTCCCAACACCGGGTGGATCCGCCTGGACCGGGAGGTGCTCGCGGCGCTGTCGCAGTACAAATCGGCGCGGGGCCTCACCTCATGGGACGAGACCGTGGAGGCGTTGCTTTCCGGCAACGCCGCGGTGGCGGGAGAGGCATTGCCATGA
- a CDS encoding DUF6893 family small protein: MRVIGMATVWLLAAVGLGAVYVGLRSIPDIQRYIKVRRM; this comes from the coding sequence ATGAGGGTTATAGGAATGGCGACCGTCTGGCTGCTTGCCGCTGTGGGTCTTGGCGCGGTTTATGTGGGACTTCGTTCAATCCCGGACATCCAGCGCTACATTAAGGTGCGCCGGATGTGA
- a CDS encoding HypC/HybG/HupF family hydrogenase formation chaperone, protein MCLGIPGQVIELLDGYGNQLALVDVAGVHRKINIGLLDDGPLEPGSWVLIHMGFALERVDAEGAERALGGLELMGQSREPQAEAGEAAVER, encoded by the coding sequence ATGTGCCTTGGAATACCGGGCCAGGTCATCGAGCTCCTCGACGGTTATGGCAACCAGCTCGCGCTTGTGGACGTGGCGGGGGTGCACCGGAAAATCAACATCGGGCTCCTGGACGACGGTCCGCTGGAGCCAGGCAGCTGGGTCCTCATCCATATGGGATTCGCCTTGGAGCGCGTGGATGCCGAAGGCGCAGAACGTGCCCTCGGCGGTTTGGAGTTGATGGGGCAGTCACGGGAACCGCAAGCGGAAGCCGGGGAGGCCGCCGTCGAGAGGTGA
- a CDS encoding DUF5947 family protein gives MAGTSANGLPLALLRRIASVRPAPAAGERCEMCGEPIPDEHQHVVDIESHAMMCTCRPCYLLFTDSTAHLRYRSVPDRYLSFPDFELGPGQWDELEIPVGLAFFFRSSTLDRTVAFYPGPAGATESELPLDAWDAVLVRNASLSVAAPDTEALLIRGPGADRPQADCHLVPVDACYELVGQLRRVWRGFDGGQEARGQLAEFFARVGRRSKPLREDNRGPTTAACPCREARND, from the coding sequence ATGGCCGGCACGAGCGCCAACGGCCTGCCGCTTGCCTTGCTGCGCCGGATCGCCTCCGTGAGGCCGGCTCCGGCAGCCGGCGAGCGCTGCGAGATGTGCGGGGAGCCTATCCCCGACGAGCACCAGCACGTAGTGGACATCGAGAGCCATGCCATGATGTGCACCTGCCGGCCCTGCTATCTCCTGTTCACCGACAGTACCGCCCACTTGCGTTACCGTTCCGTGCCGGACAGGTACCTCTCGTTCCCGGACTTCGAGCTTGGTCCGGGCCAGTGGGATGAGCTGGAGATTCCCGTGGGCTTGGCCTTCTTTTTCCGGAGTTCCACGCTTGATCGGACGGTCGCGTTCTATCCAGGTCCCGCAGGCGCGACCGAATCCGAACTCCCCCTCGACGCTTGGGACGCTGTGCTGGTACGTAACGCATCGCTTTCCGTGGCGGCTCCGGACACTGAGGCCCTCCTGATCCGCGGCCCCGGCGCCGATCGTCCGCAAGCCGACTGCCATTTGGTCCCCGTGGACGCCTGCTATGAACTGGTCGGGCAGCTCCGGCGCGTCTGGCGAGGGTTCGACGGCGGACAAGAGGCCCGCGGGCAGCTCGCCGAATTCTTCGCGCGGGTCGGCAGGCGAAGCAAGCCCCTTCGTGAGGACAACCGGGGCCCGACGACAGCCGCATGTCCGTGCAGGGAGGCCCGCAATGACTGA
- a CDS encoding AAA family ATPase, translating to MLEARTAFWTPTVTISPREIERQLPRTCQKISFAVEYAREGNIDVLEHRDSRASGLTELLIIAEADWLKPPALEQVRDYYDRHTMGVILIGMPGIEKRFAHHYRTLSTEELTFVLTNRWQELGLSIDPQDFTDAEAIAAVARITNRNFRLIQRLFTQIARIRDINELNSITKEASKQPAKPCANAATAPYNAAKYTPNTAENYSHRRNTSPETPSEILLPTPRPAHAIMAAAVNGKGSDLRKHQLRKN from the coding sequence GTGCTCGAAGCCAGAACAGCATTCTGGACCCCCACCGTGACCATCAGCCCCCGAGAGATCGAGCGGCAACTACCCCGGACCTGCCAGAAGATCTCATTTGCCGTCGAATACGCCCGGGAAGGCAACATCGATGTCTTAGAGCACCGCGACTCCCGGGCATCCGGCCTGACCGAACTCCTCATCATCGCGGAGGCCGACTGGCTCAAACCTCCAGCCCTCGAGCAAGTCCGGGACTACTACGATCGCCACACCATGGGCGTCATCCTTATCGGCATGCCCGGCATCGAAAAACGCTTCGCCCACCATTACCGGACCCTGAGCACCGAGGAACTCACCTTCGTCCTGACAAACCGCTGGCAGGAACTCGGCCTGAGTATCGACCCCCAAGACTTCACCGACGCCGAAGCCATCGCCGCTGTCGCCCGCATCACCAACCGCAACTTCCGGCTCATCCAACGCCTTTTCACTCAAATCGCGCGCATCCGCGACATCAACGAGCTCAACAGCATCACCAAGGAAGCGTCGAAGCAGCCCGCGAAACCCTGCGCGAACGCAGCGACCGCTCCATATAACGCCGCGAAATACACGCCAAATACCGCGGAGAATTACAGCCACCGCCGAAATACCTCGCCGGAAACCCCGTCCGAAATATTGCTCCCAACTCCAAGGCCTGCCCATGCAATCATGGCAGCCGCAGTGAACGGGAAAGGGAGCGATCTCAGGAAACACCAGCTGCGCAAGAATTAA
- a CDS encoding ABC transporter substrate-binding protein, whose amino-acid sequence MGSSELDRRTALQILVAGGSAAFLAGCNGPAGSAPPSSASTQPYASTAPSISVTDQRGKTATFARPVTRVVTIPMPAASLLVAVDQSSDHLAAMHNVSWVAMRDGVMGTMFPHALDIPHDIAAQDFTPNVESVRALNPDVVIQWSDAQLVEPLEKAGLTVVGLKNTGTQQDVDAWITMFAAMLGKPERAVQIKARSDQELAAITSQAAARTSKGPSILYFNRFTGGLKVAGANSYNDFYIKLIGATNPATGKDPLPGSGMIGLDVEQVLKWDPEVILLGNFDNAMPQDIYADPVWQNVSAVRSRQVYKVPLGGYRWDPPGQESPLMWHWLADIAFPQEKSPLRSTVSDYFSFLYNHQPTAAELDKILWTTNNNASASYQQFNA is encoded by the coding sequence ATGGGATCCTCCGAGCTAGACCGCCGCACTGCCCTCCAAATCCTCGTGGCCGGCGGCTCCGCAGCGTTCCTGGCCGGATGTAACGGACCAGCCGGCTCCGCGCCGCCGTCGTCCGCTTCCACACAGCCGTACGCTTCCACCGCCCCGAGCATCAGCGTGACTGACCAACGCGGCAAGACTGCTACCTTTGCCCGTCCCGTCACGCGGGTTGTCACCATTCCGATGCCGGCGGCCTCCCTTCTCGTCGCCGTGGACCAGAGCTCGGACCACTTGGCCGCCATGCACAACGTTTCGTGGGTGGCCATGCGCGACGGCGTCATGGGAACCATGTTTCCCCACGCCCTCGATATCCCACACGACATCGCCGCGCAGGATTTCACCCCGAACGTAGAGAGCGTGCGGGCGCTGAATCCCGACGTCGTGATCCAATGGTCTGATGCGCAGCTCGTCGAGCCGCTCGAGAAGGCAGGACTCACCGTCGTCGGCCTGAAAAACACCGGTACACAACAAGACGTCGACGCCTGGATCACGATGTTCGCCGCAATGCTGGGAAAGCCCGAGCGTGCTGTCCAGATCAAGGCCAGGAGTGACCAGGAACTGGCCGCTATCACCTCACAGGCAGCTGCACGCACCAGCAAAGGCCCAAGCATCCTGTACTTCAACAGGTTCACGGGCGGCCTCAAAGTTGCAGGAGCCAACAGCTACAACGACTTCTACATCAAGCTCATCGGGGCCACCAACCCCGCCACCGGAAAAGACCCGCTGCCAGGCTCGGGGATGATCGGCCTGGACGTGGAACAGGTACTCAAGTGGGATCCTGAGGTCATTCTTCTGGGCAACTTCGACAACGCGATGCCCCAAGACATCTACGCTGACCCCGTGTGGCAGAACGTTTCCGCGGTCCGCTCGCGCCAGGTCTACAAAGTTCCCCTCGGCGGGTACCGCTGGGATCCCCCCGGCCAGGAATCGCCGCTCATGTGGCACTGGCTCGCCGACATCGCCTTCCCGCAGGAAAAGTCGCCGCTGCGGAGCACGGTGAGCGATTACTTCAGCTTCCTGTACAACCACCAGCCCACGGCCGCCGAGTTGGACAAAATCCTGTGGACCACCAACAACAACGCTTCCGCCAGCTACCAGCAATTCAATGCTTGA
- a CDS encoding ABC transporter ATP-binding protein produces the protein MLELDQVGFGYNQRKWVFRDVSFRVSPGTATAVLGPNGSGKTTLVRCAAGLLAPLEGVVFREQSAGFVPQAHGSAFAYRALDMVLMGRARHVGVFRTPGSADRAAALDAMERVGAAQLQDRLFPTLSGGEQQLVLIARAIAAGSPLLVLDEPATGLDLKNQVRVLTLLRELMADGMALLLSTHHPDHAMHLAGQVVLLGRTGARAGRAAELLSDAELSALYGVPVSTLSYSDGGVPRLTLVVDYGPKVQERSAERPHR, from the coding sequence GTGCTTGAACTGGACCAAGTGGGCTTTGGCTACAACCAGCGGAAATGGGTCTTTCGCGACGTGAGCTTCAGGGTGTCCCCGGGCACGGCAACCGCGGTGTTGGGACCTAATGGAAGCGGTAAGACCACCTTGGTGCGCTGCGCTGCCGGGCTGCTGGCACCCTTGGAAGGGGTGGTTTTCCGGGAGCAGAGCGCAGGATTCGTGCCGCAGGCACATGGCAGCGCTTTCGCCTACCGCGCCCTGGACATGGTGCTGATGGGGCGGGCGAGGCATGTGGGTGTCTTCCGCACGCCGGGCAGTGCCGATCGTGCCGCCGCTTTGGACGCAATGGAACGGGTGGGCGCCGCCCAGCTCCAAGACCGGCTCTTCCCCACTCTGAGCGGCGGCGAGCAACAGCTGGTCCTCATCGCCCGGGCCATCGCCGCAGGCTCACCCCTCCTGGTCCTGGACGAGCCGGCCACCGGGCTTGACCTGAAGAACCAGGTGAGGGTCTTGACGCTGCTGCGCGAGCTCATGGCCGACGGCATGGCGTTGCTCCTGAGTACCCATCACCCGGACCACGCTATGCACCTGGCCGGTCAGGTTGTTCTCTTGGGCCGCACCGGCGCCCGCGCCGGCCGCGCCGCTGAGCTGCTGAGCGATGCCGAGCTTTCGGCCCTGTACGGCGTTCCGGTCAGCACGCTGTCATATTCCGACGGCGGTGTGCCCCGCTTGACGCTCGTGGTGGACTACGGCCCAAAGGTGCAGGAGCGTTCCGCCGAGCGCCCGCATAGGTGA
- a CDS encoding YegP family protein produces MTSQFNLHLDADAGLRFELVTGNGDVLLTSEAFEDEDAAIAAIWSVRDAAAKGRIVDLTGSVPENHHSD; encoded by the coding sequence ATGACCTCTCAATTCAATCTCCACCTTGACGCGGACGCTGGTCTGCGGTTCGAACTCGTCACCGGAAATGGGGACGTACTCCTCACCTCCGAGGCTTTCGAGGACGAGGACGCAGCAATCGCAGCGATCTGGTCGGTGCGCGATGCAGCGGCCAAAGGGCGCATCGTTGATCTCACCGGATCGGTACCGGAAAACCACCATTCCGACTAG
- a CDS encoding hydrogenase maturation protease → MNPVPAEVPAVPALKAAARVLVAGVGNIFLRDDGFGPEVARQLASDSRLLGSKVRVVDYGIRGMHLVYDLLDGVEVLILVDAVPAEENGEQAGSSVGSPAGSVRVMGIRSEHLDGRAALDPHGMNPAAVLGRLRTLGGELPTTYVVGCVPADVSEGIGLSDPVSAAVPGAVSAVVSLLARHALVNPSVTA, encoded by the coding sequence GTGAACCCCGTGCCTGCTGAAGTGCCTGCCGTGCCTGCGCTGAAAGCGGCAGCCCGCGTCTTGGTGGCAGGCGTGGGCAATATTTTCCTGCGCGACGACGGCTTCGGCCCCGAGGTGGCACGGCAATTGGCGTCCGATTCCCGGCTGTTGGGGTCCAAGGTCCGGGTGGTGGATTACGGAATCCGGGGGATGCATTTGGTCTACGATCTGCTCGACGGAGTGGAGGTCCTGATCCTCGTGGACGCGGTGCCGGCCGAGGAAAATGGGGAGCAGGCGGGTTCCTCGGTGGGTTCACCGGCGGGGAGCGTTCGGGTGATGGGGATCCGTTCTGAGCATCTCGACGGGCGGGCGGCTTTGGACCCGCACGGTATGAATCCCGCGGCAGTGCTGGGGCGGCTTCGCACGCTCGGCGGGGAATTGCCCACCACGTACGTCGTGGGCTGCGTGCCCGCGGATGTGAGCGAGGGAATCGGATTGTCAGACCCGGTGTCCGCCGCCGTGCCCGGGGCCGTTTCCGCCGTCGTGTCCCTCCTCGCCCGCCATGCCCTCGTCAACCCATCCGTTACGGCCTGA
- a CDS encoding DUF6390 family protein: MIADGAQLFVRYAYPPNARGSCGPPDSDALLHYGQSGVTDQGLRELAKGFAGAWPYLELIAGSTGIADPLDPRVVEAYWVGNSLLDSVGITNIGNSMQDRFRARTGLQFPHLVEGVLAGGVPHHSFHVFEIYPWLGLLRDERRYATALNVLDRCRIRWGEVLAITGDEAVVSSRPLVWDGVTLGVGEPVVESAKFAVNGTGFIAGLSVGDTVSLHWDWVCDRITPHQIQQLKHFTARHLKIANTGVEHRGAAIALEH; the protein is encoded by the coding sequence ATGATCGCCGATGGTGCGCAGTTGTTCGTCCGCTACGCTTATCCGCCGAACGCCCGGGGCAGCTGCGGGCCGCCGGACAGTGATGCGCTGCTGCACTACGGCCAGTCCGGCGTCACTGATCAAGGACTGCGGGAACTCGCCAAGGGCTTCGCGGGGGCGTGGCCGTACTTGGAACTCATAGCGGGTTCCACAGGGATAGCTGACCCGCTTGATCCCCGCGTAGTGGAGGCTTATTGGGTGGGCAACAGTCTGTTGGATTCCGTGGGCATCACGAATATCGGGAATTCGATGCAGGATCGCTTCCGGGCCCGCACCGGCCTGCAGTTCCCGCACTTGGTGGAAGGCGTCCTGGCAGGCGGAGTACCGCACCACAGCTTCCACGTCTTTGAGATCTATCCTTGGCTGGGATTGCTCCGCGATGAGCGGCGGTATGCAACTGCTTTGAACGTCCTTGACCGGTGCCGAATCCGGTGGGGCGAGGTCCTGGCCATCACTGGCGACGAGGCTGTAGTTAGCTCGAGGCCGCTCGTATGGGACGGAGTAACGCTGGGCGTAGGCGAACCTGTGGTGGAATCGGCCAAATTTGCCGTCAACGGAACCGGGTTCATCGCCGGACTGAGCGTCGGCGACACCGTCTCACTGCACTGGGACTGGGTATGTGACCGGATCACTCCGCATCAAATCCAGCAGCTGAAGCACTTCACTGCGCGCCACCTTAAGATCGCCAATACCGGCGTTGAACACCGTGGCGCCGCGATCGCGCTCGAACACTAG